Proteins from one Gorilla gorilla gorilla isolate KB3781 chromosome 11, NHGRI_mGorGor1-v2.1_pri, whole genome shotgun sequence genomic window:
- the NEMP2 gene encoding nuclear envelope integral membrane protein 2 isoform X6 yields MQVKITSPGLFRIVYIAERHNCQYPETILSFIKCVIHNFWIPEESNEITIIINPYRETVCFSVEPVKKIFNYMIHVNRNIMDFKLFLVFVAGVFLFFYARTLSQSPTFYYSSGTVLGVLMTLVFVLLLVKRFIPKYSTFWALMVGCWFASVYIVCQLMEDLKWLWYENRIYVLGYVLIVGFFSFVVCYKHGPLADDRSRSLLMWMLRLLSLVLVYAGVAVPQFAYAAIILLMSSWSLHYPLRACSYMRWKMKQWFTSKELVVKYLTEDEYREQADAETNSALEELRRACRKPDFPSWLVVSRLHTPSKFADFVLGGSHLSPEEISLHEEQYGLGGAFLEEQLFNPSTA; encoded by the exons ATGCAG GTGAAAATTACCAGTCCAGGCCTGTTCAGAATTGTATATATCGCAGAAAGACATAATTGCCAATATCCAGAAACCATTCTATCTTTTATCAAATGTGTGATTCATAACTTTTGGATACCAGAGGAATCTAACGAAATAACCATAATCATCAATCCATACAGGGAGACTGTGTGCTTCTCTGTGGAGCCTGTCAAGAAGATATTTAACTATATGATACATGTGAATCGAAACA TCATGGATTTCAAACTCTTCCTTGTGTTTGTGGcaggagtttttcttttcttttacgcCAGGACTCTGAGTCA AAGCCCTACTTTCTATTACTCCTCGGGAACTGTGCTAGGTGTTCTAATGACATTAGTCTTTGTCTTGCTGTTGGTGAAAAGATTCATTCCGAAG TATAGCACCTTTTGGGCTCTAATGGTTGGTTGTTGGTTTGCCTCAGTTTATATTGTATGCCAGTTGATGGAAGATCTGAAGTGGCTGTGGTATGAAAACAGGATATATGTATTAG GCTATGTCTTGATAGTTGGatttttcagctttgttgttTGTTACAAGCATGGGCCCCTTGCAGACGACAGGAGCAGAAGTCTTCTGATGTGGATGCTGCGACTCCTCTCCCTGGTTCTGGTCTATGCTGGTGTGGCCGTGCCTCAGTTTGCCTatgcagccataatcctcctcaTGTCCTCCTGGAGTCTGCACTACCCACTGAGAGCATGCAGTTATATGAGGTG GAAAATGAAGCAGTGGTTTACATCAAAAGAGCTGGTGGTGAAGTATCTTACGGAAGACGAGTACAGGGAGCAAGCTGATGCTGAAACGAACAGCGCTCTGGAGGAGCTGCGCCGGGCCTGCCGAAAACCCGACTTTCCCTCATGGCTGGTCGTCTCCAGACTCCACACTCCTAGCAA ATTTGCAGACTTTGTTCTTGGAGGAAGCCACTTGTCACCTGAAGAAATCAGTCTGCATGAAGAGCAGTATGGCCTTGGGGGTGCCTTCTTGGAAGAGCAGCTCTTTAACCCGAGTACTGCCTGA
- the NEMP2 gene encoding nuclear envelope integral membrane protein 2 isoform X4, producing the protein MRPRQGRWWLLLWLPPLATLPVRGEAAAAALSVRRCKALKEKDLIRTSESDCYCYNQNSQVEWKYIWSTMQVKITSPGLFRIVYIAERHNCQYPETILSFIKCVIHNFWIPEESNEITIIINPYRETVCFSVEPVKKIFNYMIHVNRNIMDFKLFLVFVAGVFLFFYARTLSQSPTFYYSSGTVLGVLMTLVFVLLLVKRFIPKYSTFWALMVGCWFASVYIVCQLMEDLKWLWYENRIYVLGYVLIVGFFSFVVCYKHGPLADDRSRSLLMWMLRLLSLVLVYAGVAVPQFAYAAIILLMSSWSLHYPLRACSYMRWKMKQWFTSKELVVKYLTEDEYREQADAETNSALEELRRACRKPDFPSWLVVSRLHTPSKFADFVLGGSHLSPEEISLHEEQYGLGGAFLEEQLFNPSTA; encoded by the exons TTCGTAGGTGTAAAGCTTTGAAGGAAAAAGATTTAATTAGAACGTCTGAGTCAGACTGTTACTGCTACAATCAAAATTCCCAAGTGGAGTGGAAATACATATGGTCAACTATGCAG GTGAAAATTACCAGTCCAGGCCTGTTCAGAATTGTATATATCGCAGAAAGACATAATTGCCAATATCCAGAAACCATTCTATCTTTTATCAAATGTGTGATTCATAACTTTTGGATACCAGAGGAATCTAACGAAATAACCATAATCATCAATCCATACAGGGAGACTGTGTGCTTCTCTGTGGAGCCTGTCAAGAAGATATTTAACTATATGATACATGTGAATCGAAACA TCATGGATTTCAAACTCTTCCTTGTGTTTGTGGcaggagtttttcttttcttttacgcCAGGACTCTGAGTCA AAGCCCTACTTTCTATTACTCCTCGGGAACTGTGCTAGGTGTTCTAATGACATTAGTCTTTGTCTTGCTGTTGGTGAAAAGATTCATTCCGAAG TATAGCACCTTTTGGGCTCTAATGGTTGGTTGTTGGTTTGCCTCAGTTTATATTGTATGCCAGTTGATGGAAGATCTGAAGTGGCTGTGGTATGAAAACAGGATATATGTATTAG GCTATGTCTTGATAGTTGGatttttcagctttgttgttTGTTACAAGCATGGGCCCCTTGCAGACGACAGGAGCAGAAGTCTTCTGATGTGGATGCTGCGACTCCTCTCCCTGGTTCTGGTCTATGCTGGTGTGGCCGTGCCTCAGTTTGCCTatgcagccataatcctcctcaTGTCCTCCTGGAGTCTGCACTACCCACTGAGAGCATGCAGTTATATGAGGTG GAAAATGAAGCAGTGGTTTACATCAAAAGAGCTGGTGGTGAAGTATCTTACGGAAGACGAGTACAGGGAGCAAGCTGATGCTGAAACGAACAGCGCTCTGGAGGAGCTGCGCCGGGCCTGCCGAAAACCCGACTTTCCCTCATGGCTGGTCGTCTCCAGACTCCACACTCCTAGCAA ATTTGCAGACTTTGTTCTTGGAGGAAGCCACTTGTCACCTGAAGAAATCAGTCTGCATGAAGAGCAGTATGGCCTTGGGGGTGCCTTCTTGGAAGAGCAGCTCTTTAACCCGAGTACTGCCTGA
- the NEMP2 gene encoding nuclear envelope integral membrane protein 2 isoform X3 produces the protein MGCSDASTLNPGSASHVSTYTEDSGSAHQSRDQVFLPAFPVQVRRCKALKEKDLIRTSESDCYCYNQNSQVEWKYIWSTMQVKITSPGLFRIVYIAERHNCQYPETILSFIKCVIHNFWIPEESNEITIIINPYRETVCFSVEPVKKIFNYMIHVNRNIMDFKLFLVFVAGVFLFFYARTLSQSPTFYYSSGTVLGVLMTLVFVLLLVKRFIPKYSTFWALMVGCWFASVYIVCQLMEDLKWLWYENRIYVLGYVLIVGFFSFVVCYKHGPLADDRSRSLLMWMLRLLSLVLVYAGVAVPQFAYAAIILLMSSWSLHYPLRACSYMRWKMKQWFTSKELVVKYLTEDEYREQADAETNSALEELRRACRKPDFPSWLVVSRLHTPSKFADFVLGGSHLSPEEISLHEEQYGLGGAFLEEQLFNPSTA, from the exons TTCGTAGGTGTAAAGCTTTGAAGGAAAAAGATTTAATTAGAACGTCTGAGTCAGACTGTTACTGCTACAATCAAAATTCCCAAGTGGAGTGGAAATACATATGGTCAACTATGCAG GTGAAAATTACCAGTCCAGGCCTGTTCAGAATTGTATATATCGCAGAAAGACATAATTGCCAATATCCAGAAACCATTCTATCTTTTATCAAATGTGTGATTCATAACTTTTGGATACCAGAGGAATCTAACGAAATAACCATAATCATCAATCCATACAGGGAGACTGTGTGCTTCTCTGTGGAGCCTGTCAAGAAGATATTTAACTATATGATACATGTGAATCGAAACA TCATGGATTTCAAACTCTTCCTTGTGTTTGTGGcaggagtttttcttttcttttacgcCAGGACTCTGAGTCA AAGCCCTACTTTCTATTACTCCTCGGGAACTGTGCTAGGTGTTCTAATGACATTAGTCTTTGTCTTGCTGTTGGTGAAAAGATTCATTCCGAAG TATAGCACCTTTTGGGCTCTAATGGTTGGTTGTTGGTTTGCCTCAGTTTATATTGTATGCCAGTTGATGGAAGATCTGAAGTGGCTGTGGTATGAAAACAGGATATATGTATTAG GCTATGTCTTGATAGTTGGatttttcagctttgttgttTGTTACAAGCATGGGCCCCTTGCAGACGACAGGAGCAGAAGTCTTCTGATGTGGATGCTGCGACTCCTCTCCCTGGTTCTGGTCTATGCTGGTGTGGCCGTGCCTCAGTTTGCCTatgcagccataatcctcctcaTGTCCTCCTGGAGTCTGCACTACCCACTGAGAGCATGCAGTTATATGAGGTG GAAAATGAAGCAGTGGTTTACATCAAAAGAGCTGGTGGTGAAGTATCTTACGGAAGACGAGTACAGGGAGCAAGCTGATGCTGAAACGAACAGCGCTCTGGAGGAGCTGCGCCGGGCCTGCCGAAAACCCGACTTTCCCTCATGGCTGGTCGTCTCCAGACTCCACACTCCTAGCAA ATTTGCAGACTTTGTTCTTGGAGGAAGCCACTTGTCACCTGAAGAAATCAGTCTGCATGAAGAGCAGTATGGCCTTGGGGGTGCCTTCTTGGAAGAGCAGCTCTTTAACCCGAGTACTGCCTGA